The Acidimicrobiales bacterium genome contains the following window.
CCACGCCGGCGGCGACTTCAAAGCCTGCTACCGACAAATCGCCGAAAGACGGGGCCGCAACATCGCCAAGGTGGCGGCCGGCCGCAAAGTTCTCACCCTCGTGTATTACGGCCTTCGCGACGGTCACATCCGTTGCCTCGCACGGGTCGCAGGAGGGTGACGCTCGGACGCAGCCAGCAGTCCAGCCCGCAGAACGGCATGACCCCCTGCCGGGTCGTCATTATGTGATTGGGCACTGTTGGCTGCGCCGGATCGCTCCATGCTCGGACCCGGCCACACCGGTCGGGGCCCGGCGAAGACATGACCAAGCAGCCGAGCGGCCTGCTTGAACCCCACAACCCACGGGGAACTGGAGACGACCGCGCCACGCGTCCATGGCCACAACGGCGAAAGACGCGACCGCGAAGCCCCTGACGGGGCTTCAACATCCATTATCCGAACCGGACTGACCGGGCCGTCAAGGCTTCCCCTCCGGGCGGCCTCCGGCCGGCCTTGACCGCCCTACCCCCGACGACCCACTCGCCGAAGGCCACCCTCGCGCGCTCACACATCAACTAACACTCGCCCGCAACGCCACGAACCCACAACCAAAACGGACTCCGCGGGCGGAGACTCTGCTTGACAAAACCCACTGCTTCAGACATGCCGTTCTGCATCCGACCGATCATCGCTCGAGTCGGATTATTATCGATCGGGCGTTCTGGATAATCAGGATCGGCACCTCGGCGGATACCTGCGGCTCACGCTCCGGGCGGCGCGTTCCGGGCTACCCGCACTCGTGTCAGGGCGAGCCGACAGGCCTTGAAATTTCTCAGAACGATGTCACAAGAGTTGGGGCGGCGGCGTCATTTCTGCATGCGAGAACATGACATAGATCCCGTAGTGGTCATCGGAGCGGGGTTGGCAGGGTTGACCGCTGCGGCGACTGCTGCCCGAGCAGGGAACCGGGTGGTCGTGGTGGAGGCCCACGGCGGCGGAGGTCGGGCGCGCACCGACGAGCGGGGCGGCTACCTATTCAACCAGGGTCCGCACGCTATCTATCGGGGCGGCGAGGCGTGGCGGATACTGCGCGACCTGGGGGTGCCGCATCGTGGTCATCTACCGCCGTTGCGCGGCGCCCGGGGTGTCCGCGACGGCAAGCTGGTGCGGCTGGTATGCGGCCCGATGGGCTCATTTATCGCCAGACTTGTCAAGGCGTCTCCTGCGAGATGGGCGGGTCGAAGCGCTGAAGAGTGGGCCGGTTCTTTGGGGAAAAGCCGTGACGTGTCCGAACTGACTCGGATGTTCATTCGAGTGACCTCCTACGTGGCCGACCTCGAGCGCATGCCAGCCGACCTCGCCATTTCGCAGCTGAAGCTGGGTTTCGTCGGGGGCGTGTCCTACCTCGACGGGGGATGGGCAACCCTGGTGGCGGGCCTCTTGTCGGCCGCGTCGGAAGCCGGTGCAACCATTCGGACACACCAATCCGCCACCGCTATCAATGGCGTCCCGGGAGGATGGGAAGTCTTACTCGCGGGAGGCGAGGTGCTGCCTGCTGCTGCGGTGGTGGTCGCCGCCGGCGGCCCCGCAGCGGCCCGCAAGCTGCTGCCGGTCGACCCGGGCTGGCCTGAGCTCGGACCCGCGGTCACCGCAGCCTGCCTGGATCTCGGGCTGCGGGGACATCGCCCTCCGCTGGTGTTTGGACTGGACGAGCCGTTGTACCTGTCGCGGCATTGCCCGCCCGGTAACCTGGCGCCCAGAGGAGGGTCCCTGGTGCACGTAATGCGCTACGGGGCACGCGACGCACGTTTGGATCGCTCCGAACTTCACGTCCACGCCCGTCTGGCCGGAATTACTGACGGTCACATCGTTGAGGAAAGGTTCCTGGCCGACATGGTCGTCACTCACCTGCTTCCCAGCCCTGACCAAGGGTTAGCCGGCCGGCCGGAGGTCGCCGTGCCCGGGGCGGAGGGGATTTACCTGGCAGGCGACTGGGTGGGGCCCACGGGATGGCTGGCCGACGCGGCGATGGCTAGCGGCGAACGCTCTGGCATGCTCGCAGCCCGGGCACGGGAGGGAAGGCGCACCTACCCGAGGGTCGCGTGAACCCTGGCTCCGCAGCCGGCAGCGTGGATGTCTTCGAAGGGGAGCGTCCGCGCCTGACCGGCCTGGCCTACAGGATCACAGGCTCATTAGCGGACGCCGAGGACGTGGTGCAGGAGGCATGGATACGGTGGGCCACCTACAACGTCGGCAGCGTGGACAACCCGGCCGGTTGGCTCACGACGGTCACCTCCCGCCTGGCGCTCGACCGTCTGCGAGCGCAGCGCCGGCGGCGGGAGGAGTACGTCGGGCCGTGGCTTCCTGACCCGGTTCGGACCGCCAGGAGCGTTGAGGAATCGGCCGAGCTCGCCGAGTCGCTGACCCTCGGGTTCCTCGTCCTGCTCGACTCGCTGGGCCCCTACGAGCGGCTCGCTTTCCTTCTCGGGGACGTCTTCGGCGAGCCCTACTCGATCATCGCCGAGACACTCGGAAAAACCGAGCCGGCGTGTAGGCAGCTGCTTTCCCGCGCAAGGCGCAAGATGCATTCGGCCCGGCCGAACGGCGGGACTCCCGATCCGGGCCCTGCCTCGGGCGAACTGTTGGTACAGCTCATGGACTCCGTGCTCGCAGGTGACGAAGGGAGGGCCTTGAGTCTCCTCGACCCCGACGTCGTGCTCACGTCCGACGCCGGGCCCACCCGACGCGCAGCCAGACATCCCGTTGTCGGTGCCAAACGAGTGCAACAGCTTCTCAGAGGCGGCTGGCGGCTGTTCGGATTCAAGACTCGCCCGAGCCGCGACGAGCTACCGTCTGCACGCCTCGTCGACATCAACTCGAGCACTTCGCTCGTGATGGACTGGCCCGAAGGGCCGATCGTTATGACCTGTGAGAGCATCAACGGGCGTATCACCTCAATATGGCTCCGCCTCAACCCCGACAAAACCGCAGCCGTCAACGACCGGCCGCCCATCGTCTGAGATTTTCACCAATGCGAGTCGATCCAGGGCAGGACCGATCTTCGGAACCGACAAGATCACGCCCGAATAAGTACCGGCCGCCCGGTGTTACGGAGTGGTCGTCGCATACCGGCGGTGGTAGGACACGCGCCCAACGTGCCGATCTGGCGCTGGGCCGAGGACGCTCCAATCGGATTATGGATCGGCCCTTCTGCACCGACAGTCTGCTTCCGAATCAATTGCCGCAGCGCCCTCCGGGCTCCCTTGAGGTGTGTCCCGATGGCCAATTTGGGCTTTGGGATGGTTAGTGCTGGCGCGGGCTTGGCCGGTTCAAGCACGGAAAGATCTCGATCCCCCATGAGCGCCCGACCTATGGTTCTGCTCTTCGCGGGGGTTCGGATCCAGGACTCGTGGAAAGAACTCGAGTACTGCGTCCGAACCGGAGAGCCGGCGTTCCGAAAGCGGGGCGTAACCGACCCCTTCGCCGAGATCGCCCAGGACCCCGACGACGCTGCCACCTTCGACGCAGCCATGGCGTCGGGAACCCGTCTCACCGCGCTGGCGGTAGCCGCGACCTACGACTTCTCGCCGACGGTCAAAGTCGTCGACGTCGCTGGTGGCAATGGTGCCCTTTTGGTCGGCATCTTGGGAGCTCATCCGCATCTTGAGGGCATCGTGTTCGACAAGCCGCTGGTGGCCACCCGAGCGAGCGATGAGATCGCCGCCGCCGGACTCGCTGACCGGTGTCGTGCGCTCGGCGGCGACTTCTTCGATGATGTGCCTTCCGGTGGCGATGCTTATCTGCTGAAGCATGTCATCCATGACTGGGCCGACGAACGGGCGATCGCCATCCTTCGCAACTGCCACCGCGAGATGAAGCCGGGTGCCAAGCTGCTCGTTATCGAAGGTGTCTATCCGGACCGGATCGATGAGTCGCTCGAGAGCCGCGGTGCGGCCGCCAACGACGTCAACATGCTCGTGAGTACCGGGGGCCGGCAGCGCTCAGAGGCCGAATTCCGCTCGCTCTACGACGCTGCCGGGTTCACCTTGAGCCGGATCATCCCAACTCCGGCCATGGTCAGCATCATTGAGGGTGTGCCTAGCAAATAGGCCCTGGGAGTCGGCGTCGATCAGCCACTGCGCACCTCGGGAGTACAGGTGGCGCATCGTCCGCTCGTCGTGATCGATCAGATCAAGCTCGGCGAGTTTTGTTGGTAGCGTCCGAGCGGTGCCGGGAGCAGCCACCACCCCCATGATGCGCGCCGCCGTCTATCGCGGCGAGCACACAGTCGTGATCGAAAAGATCCCTGTACCGGAGCTCGAACCAACGAAGGTATTGCTCGAGATCAGCCACTGCGAGATCTGCGGGAGCGACCTCCACATGTCTCGAAGCTCCGGTTCGCGGGTGCACATAATCACGTCGATCGCAGCCCGAGCACGTGCGCGCGAATCGGCGATAAGCGTCACCCGTGTTCCTCCGGCACTCCGTCGCGACCAGCGCCGAATGTCAGGGCTAAGGGAGGTGAAGGGTTCCGACAGGTAGACCGGGTGCGTTCACTAGGTGGCCATCGTCAGTCAGAACCTTCGCGTCGAGATGCTCGGCCAAGGCGACATACAGGGCGTCAGCGACGGTCAGATTGAACCTGAGACGCCATGCGTCGTCGAGCAGGCCCCGAACCTGGGCGACCCGCAGGGGCCACGTCTTCAACTCGGCCACTGCTGTACCGATGCCGTCTGTCGGCAGGACTGCGTTCAGTTCCCAGCGGCGAAGGACCGCCCCGCACTCCACGAAGAAGTGATCAGGAACCCAGGGAACACTGTCGGTGGGTAGTAGACCTCGAAGTGCTCGGCCACGCATCGTGTCGGCCACCAGCTCCACCCCGGCCGAGGCGTCGATGACGACCGGTGTCACGCTTCGCCGAGGGCACGAACCTCAGCCAAGGTCTCGGCTGCCCGCACGGCCGGGCTGGCCGGCTCCCCGCTCTGGCGGTGGTCCAACCAGGCGCGAAAGGTCTCGGCGCTGACCTCATCGTCTGGATTCGTGACGACAACAGCGGGATCGCTGGGCAGGTCAGCTGCATGGCGTGCCATACCGCCATGGTACCGACGGCCTGAGACTTGGTAGCGATCAGAACATCAGCGCATCTAGTTATGGCCAAAAGCCGAGGGCGTCGAACTCGAGCGCCAGACTCGGCGATCCGGCTCGTGCAGGAAGTCAGCGCAACCGTCGCCCGGCGATGACGACTGCTGCCGGACGCCGGAGTTCTGATGGGTCGTCACGGGGATCGTGGTGGTAGGTGACGATGTCGGCGCGCTCGTCTTGGGGGTTGATGAAACGGCGCGGCCACGCGCTGGCGGCCGCTAAGGCCTGGGCTGGGTCTAAACCCATTTCGGCGAGTAGGGCGACCTCTTCAGGAATCGAGCCGACCACGTCCGTCCCTGCCAGCACGGGCACTCCCGCCCGAACCGCATGCACCAACAACTCCGGGAGACGAGATCGAGTCTCGCGTGCCCGCTCCCGACGATCAGGCGGAGCATCGACATCTTCGGCAGCGGCGAGCATCGCACACAGTGTCGGCGTTCAGGCCACGCCGAGACCACCCATATCCGAGATGGTCTGCTCATCAAGACCCGGCCCGTGCTCAATCGAATCAACTCCCGCCGCAACCAGAGGGGCAAGCCCGGGCAACGTGGCGTGCACCGCAACCCGGGCCCCTAACTGGTGGACGGCCTGGCATAACTGCGCGATCAGTTCAACCGGATAGGTCGGGGCCACATCGGTGAAGGTCGGGACGTGAGGAAAATCAGCGATCACTTTCACCCAGGCGGCCCCGCGCCGTACCTCAGCAAGCGCCGAGTCGACCAGGTCCGCCTCCCCGACGGGTTCCACAAGCAACTCCGGGAAATACCGATCCGGTGGTGCGAGGAATCGACCCGCCGCTCGGACCGCCGGCAAACCCTCCACCCCCGATAGTTCGAGGATGAGCCCACCCGGAGAGCCCACATCCCGTATCAATGTCACCCCTGTCTCGGCCCAAGCGACCAGACTTGCCCGCGCTTGCTCTAAGTCAAGGGCCACCGGACCGTCTGGCCCCCTTCCCACCGCCGGGTGAGAATGCGCATCCACCAAACCAGCCAACACGAATCGACCCGGCAGCGCCTCTGCGTCACCGATCGGCTGCTCGGACCACTTGCCGTCCTGACCGACCCACCACGCCCTGGCTTGGTCACCGAACGGCAACTCGATCCCGTTTACCGCCCAGCTGACCACAGCTCCAGCATCGCGCCAGATCAGCAGCGCCTGCGATTACGCACCCGGCCCGCCGGAACACACCGATTCGGCGCCTTCAGTGGGCTCCTGAGCCGTTCGTCGTTTCACCCTGGTCCCCTGGAGGCAGGGATGCAAGCCCACGCGACGAACGTCAAGTTGGACATGACCCGCGGCAGCCTCCCGAGAGCCGAGCGCCATAGGCGCTTTCGATTCAGGGTCGTCGCCGCGGCCCTGATACTTGCCGCTGGCGGATGCGCCTCATCCCGAAATGCATACCCGGAACGCGCACCAGAGCTCTCATCCTGGCTGTATCTCGATTCGACACAGGTGCGAGCCGGGACACCGATCAATGGCACACTCATCGTCACCAACTCCACAAAGCACACCATCGGCGCGCCTCCGGGCTGCGCCACCAGCTACGAGGTCGTGCTTACCAGCTCGAGTTACCACCCCATGGTGGCGTGGCCAGCCGTCTGCGCGTACAACAGACGTAGCGCCATCTCCTTCCATCCAGGGGACACCAAGATTGCGATCAAGGTCCAAACGACCTACTTGGCCTGCTCACAACAGCCAACATCAGGTTCAGTCACGCCCATGTGTGATGGGGGCGGCCAGCTACCCCCTTTGCAAGCTGGCATTTACTACACCGACCTGGTGAGCAGCGGGAACTTCCTCCTTGTATGCCCCCCGGTCCAGGTGACGTTGCTCAGCCCAACTTGAAACAGAACATGAGCGCATCCAGTTACGGCCGCGACATGGGCGAGGACGCGAGATATCGGCGATCGGGGTTTCAGCCCGTTTCGGCTCCCACGTCTGGGCGATGGGGTATTCGCAGAAGGGCAACCGACAGAGCCGCCCATACGAGGATCAGCCCAACCCACACAAGGAGCTGCTGCCAACCGGAGAGGTCTGGTCCGACTCGTGACCCGAGAATCCCCACGTTCCAACTCGTGGGAGGTGAGGACGGCTGCGAAGGGCTAAGGAAGCTGCCATATTCGATACCCCCGGTGCCATAGATGCGGTTTCCGGAAAGCCCGAGGGTCGAGACATAGACGCCCACAGCAAGAAGGGCGAGAGCTAGCGAGACAACCAGGACTACTCGCTGACCGATTCCGAGGCGACCAAGCAGCGGCACGTCCATATTGTTCTCGCGCTCCGGCGATCCTTTGGTTGACGGTTGGGGACGGGCGCGTGATTCGATCCTATGCGCTTCCGCGGCGTGTCATCTCAATGTCGTATCGTCTTAGCCCGTGTCTGTCGAGGACCCCCTGGGGAGGGTACGGCCGACGGAGGTTCTTGGTCGGTTCACCCTGCCTGTAGGGGCGGCCCTTCTTGTTGGTGGGTTGGCGACCGTGGGAGTCCAAGTCAAGAACGTCATCGACTTCTTCTTCGGCCCGGTCGGCGGCCGTCTCGTGTCGATCTCCGGGATCGTGAGGCTGCCCACAGCTCTTTGTTTGCTTGGATCTGTGTTGGTTCTGATGATGGACGGGGGCCGACGGTTACGAGCACTAGCTTGCGTGCTAGGGGCGGCGACGGGTTTGATCTTGATCGGGCTCAGCATTGTGGGGCTAGTGGGAGTTGTCGAGTTGGCGACCCCCGAGCACGGTCACAGTGCCATCTTGAAAGCCTCAGATGCTGCGTCGCAAGCAGTCGGATATGTCACGATTCTTGCCTTGGCCGCAGCCTTCCTCGTCTTGGCCTCAATGTTGTTGAGGCAAAGAGCGTGACCGACAGCGACGAGCCTTCTCTGCTGTTCTTGCGACCGGTTTCAGGTCTTGTAGCCAGTCTTCTCCTTTTGGCAGTGGTCGCGGCGATGGTGGCGGCTTTACTTCAGACGATCAGCCTGACCATCACAAACCCGGTCCCCGTCGATGGCTCTAGCTTCTCCTTCATTGGCTCACCGCCCGTGGACTTCGCGGATCGGCTGAGCGTCTTCACTTCTGCCGGCACGAATCTGACCATTGTGTTGATGCTTATCGCAGCGTCCGTGCTAAGCAGCCTCCAGCAGCCAAACCTGTGGCGTCGAGTGACTGTTACCTCAGTGGAGCTTCTCGTGGTCATCGTCGTGGTGTCTGACATCGTCATGGCGATCGAAGTGGGGGTCAGCAACGGCCCACTCTTGTTCCCAGGCGTTGACACCACAACACGAGCGACCGCAATCGTCGGCCTCCTAGCCCCTGCTGCTGTTGCCTCCGCTGCGGGTTTGGTCGCTTTGCTCGGG
Protein-coding sequences here:
- a CDS encoding FAD-dependent oxidoreductase, producing the protein MSQELGRRRHFCMREHDIDPVVVIGAGLAGLTAAATAARAGNRVVVVEAHGGGGRARTDERGGYLFNQGPHAIYRGGEAWRILRDLGVPHRGHLPPLRGARGVRDGKLVRLVCGPMGSFIARLVKASPARWAGRSAEEWAGSLGKSRDVSELTRMFIRVTSYVADLERMPADLAISQLKLGFVGGVSYLDGGWATLVAGLLSAASEAGATIRTHQSATAINGVPGGWEVLLAGGEVLPAAAVVVAAGGPAAARKLLPVDPGWPELGPAVTAACLDLGLRGHRPPLVFGLDEPLYLSRHCPPGNLAPRGGSLVHVMRYGARDARLDRSELHVHARLAGITDGHIVEERFLADMVVTHLLPSPDQGLAGRPEVAVPGAEGIYLAGDWVGPTGWLADAAMASGERSGMLAARAREGRRTYPRVA
- a CDS encoding methyltransferase, encoding MSARPMVLLFAGVRIQDSWKELEYCVRTGEPAFRKRGVTDPFAEIAQDPDDAATFDAAMASGTRLTALAVAATYDFSPTVKVVDVAGGNGALLVGILGAHPHLEGIVFDKPLVATRASDEIAAAGLADRCRALGGDFFDDVPSGGDAYLLKHVIHDWADERAIAILRNCHREMKPGAKLLVIEGVYPDRIDESLESRGAAANDVNMLVSTGGRQRSEAEFRSLYDAAGFTLSRIIPTPAMVSIIEGVPSK
- a CDS encoding sigma-70 family RNA polymerase sigma factor produces the protein MNPGSAAGSVDVFEGERPRLTGLAYRITGSLADAEDVVQEAWIRWATYNVGSVDNPAGWLTTVTSRLALDRLRAQRRRREEYVGPWLPDPVRTARSVEESAELAESLTLGFLVLLDSLGPYERLAFLLGDVFGEPYSIIAETLGKTEPACRQLLSRARRKMHSARPNGGTPDPGPASGELLVQLMDSVLAGDEGRALSLLDPDVVLTSDAGPTRRAARHPVVGAKRVQQLLRGGWRLFGFKTRPSRDELPSARLVDINSSTSLVMDWPEGPIVMTCESINGRITSIWLRLNPDKTAAVNDRPPIV
- a CDS encoding type II toxin-antitoxin system VapC family toxin — its product is MTPVVIDASAGVELVADTMRGRALRGLLPTDSVPWVPDHFFVECGAVLRRWELNAVLPTDGIGTAVAELKTWPLRVAQVRGLLDDAWRLRFNLTVADALYVALAEHLDAKVLTDDGHLVNAPGLPVGTLHLP